Below is a genomic region from Magnetococcales bacterium.
GGGAAACCCTGGTCCGGGGGCTGGAAGACAAGGCCACTTTGGCACCATTGATCCGCGCCTTGCTGGAACAGGCCCAGGCTTTGTTGGTCCCGGGGCTGGAAACGATTCATCGTATTCCGCTGCGTTCCTTGGAACGGATGATTCTCAACCGTCTGCTGAAAAAATACATCGACCTCCACGCCCAGCTTCGTGCCGATCCGACCCGGTTTTTGTAGACCCGGTTTTTGTGAAAGGCGGATCAGGAGCGCCCCATGGCGCGCCACAGACAGGTCATGCGTTCCCGTTGGGTCAGGTCCGGACGGACCCGCAAGGTGTTGCCGCCACTGGCTTCGATCCGATCCAGCATGAGCATGCCCCGTTCCATGGCGTGGGCCAGTTCCAGCCGGAAGGGATGGGATACCTCCTCGATCAACGGCGCCCCGGCGATGAACATCGACCGGGTTTTTTCCACCAGATGCAACACCAGACTCCCCAGCATGGGGGTGAAACGTCGGCTCCAGATCATGTCGTCGGTGACGCCGAACTGTTCCATTTCGTCTATGGGCAGATAAAGCGGCAGATCCATTCGGGAGTCCCGCCCCAGATCCCGCCAGAAACCGGTCCACCACAACGCGCTCCATAAGGTGTCTGAATGGCGCAGCTTGTCCGCGAGGCGTACCTCGGGGGAGGATTCCATCTCGTTGGTCAGGTGCAGCATCAGATGACCCAGGGGAGCGGCGGCGAAGCGGCAATATTCGTTCAGCTCATCCAGGGTGCCGTGACGCTTGTTGGTGACATCCATGCGACAGGCAATCAGCAGATTGTGCAGCGGCAGATCCGGCAGTCCGGTGGTGGCGAACAGATGGGACAAGGCGCGGAAAATGGGTTGATCCGCCTGTCCGTTGCGGGCCAGTTCCAGACGACGGGCCCAGTCGTCGATCAATTGCAGTTTATAGTCGTCGTCACTGCCCCGCAGACGGGTGATGTCCCGGGCGGTCCAGGCAAAGGCGTACAGCACGAACCATAACGGCTTGATCCGTCGCGACAGAAACAGCGCGTGCAGCGGGGACTCGCCGGCGCGCGCCAAGGCGATGCCGCGACAGTAGGCGAAGTCGTCCGTCAGACGGGTGGGTATGGAAGCGAGGCGTTTCATGGTCGATTACTGTAACCTAAAAATCGCCTTCAAGGGAAGTCTTCACGCCACGATGCCAGCGGTTCCCGCAACACCGCGAACACGCCGCTTGCGCCGAAGTGGAACATCAGCCATTCCACCGGCAATTCGGGCCAGCGGGTCATGAGGATCGTCTCCACATCGTCGCCGGTTTCGCACACCAGCAGCCCTCCCGGGGTGAGGTGGTCCGGGGCCTGACGCAGGATCGGACCAAGCAGATCCAGTCCATCCGGCCCGGCCACCAGGGCCATGGATGGTTCCTGATGGTATTCGGCGGGCAGTTGTTCAAAGTCGGCCTTGGGCACGTAGGGGGGATTGCTGACGATCAGATCGTAGCGTTCCCCGGCCAGGGCGGCGAACAGATCCGATTGCACCAGCCGGACCCGTCCCCCCACCCCGAGCCGTTGACAGTTGACCGCCGCCACCTCCAGGGCACCCGGAGACAGATCCACCGCATCCACCTTGGCCCGGGGAAAGGCCAGGGCCAGGGAAATGGCCAGACAACCGCTGCCGGTGCCCAGATCGAGAATGCGTCGCACCCGGCTGGTGGCCAACCAGGGGGTGAATCCACGGGGGTCGTCCAGGATGTTTTCGATGCGCGACCGGGGGATCAACACCCGTTCGTCCACAAAGAAGCGGTGTCCGGCGAAGAAGGCCTCGCCGGTGACATAGGCGGCGGGTTTGCGCTGGGTGATGCGGGCTTCGAGCAGCCGTTCCACCCGTCGGGGGGCGTCGGCGGGGGGCGTCGGACGTTTGGCGGGTGGGGTTTCCGGCGGGATGCCGAAGGCGTGCAACACCAGATATTCCGCCTCTGGGTATGGTTCTTGCATTCCACTGGCAAAGCACAATCCCGCCCCGTTCAGTTGACGGGCCACCAGACGGATCCACCCGGCCACATCCCGGGGTGTCGGATTTTCCCGGGGTGCCCGGTTCTCCTGAGGTGTTCCAGGAGGGGAATGGCGGGTGCGTCCCCCGGAATGTCGGGGGTGTGTGGTAATTTTGTCGGAGTCGTGGGAGCGTGTGGTCATGGCGAGGATAAAAAAATTGGCGGTAGGCGGTTGCCACAGCTTGGCACCCAGGGAAATTTGACGTACTCTCTTGTTGGATTTTTGACGCATCGAGAGGGAATGGTCGGCTCCGACAGGCGGGAATGGCCGACCGGATCCACAAGGACATTCTGGTTCTTGACTCCGACCCATGGTAACCAAAAAGGCCAAGTTGACGACATCATGTACGGAATCATAGGAAAATCCCAGTGTATGCTGAAGTTGTTCAAAATGATCGAGCGGGTCGCCGCGGCCAACTCGACCATCTTGATACAGGGAGAAAGTGGCACCGGCAAGGAGTTGATTGCCAAAGCGGTGCATCACCTCTCCCCCAGGAAGGATCAGCCGTTGGTTCCGGTCAACTGCGGCGCCATTCCCGAGGATCTGCTGGAATCCGAACTCTTCGGTCACATGCGCGGTTCGTTCACCGGAGCGGCCAATACCCGCATCGGTCGTTTTGAGCTGGCCAATGGGGGCACCTTGTTCCTGGACGAAATCGGCGACATGAGCCCCAAGCTCCAGGTCAAGATGTTGCGGGTGTTGCAAGAAAAGGTGGTGGAACCCGTCGGTTCGGTGAAACCAGTCAAGGTGGATGTGCGGGTGATCGCCGCCACCCACAAGGATCTCGAAAAAGAGGTGGCGGAAAAACGGTTTCGCGAAGACCTGTTCTACCGTCTGAACGTGGTGCCGATCCATGTTCCAGCGCTGCGGGAGCGCAATGGCGACATTTTATTGCTGGTCAACCATTTTCTGGAACGCTCCATCAAGATTCACGAACGCCCCCGGGTGCTCATCGAACGGGACATCCAGGAGATTTTCCAGAACTACTCCTGGCCCGGCAACGTCCGCGAGCTGGAAAATCTCATCGAACGGTTGACCATTCTGTCGGAAGGCACGGTCTTGTTCGAGGATCTGCCTCCCAAGATCCGCAATCATGTGCCGGTTCCTTCGGTGCGGACGGAAGAGGAGCGGGAGACCCCCGGCAAGGAGTTCCCCCCGGAAAACGAACGTTCCCCCCTGCCTTCCCTGGCGGCGGACGCGGACACGGACGGAGAGCTGGACCGGGATGGGGAAGGGGATGTGGAAACCGGACAAAGCGTGGAAGCGGTCAATCGCATGATCGCCGCCTCCACCCAGGATCTGAACCAGAAAATCCTCGAAGGTCTGGATTTCAATGGCGCGGTGGCCTCTTTCGAGAATCAACTGATTCTCTCCGCCCTCGACAGCACAGGCTGGAACAAAAACAAGGCGGCGCGACTGCTGAATCTCAATCGCACCACCCTGGTGGAAAAGATCAAGAAAAAAGGACTGGAACGGCTGGAACGGGTTGAACAGGTCGAACGGATGGAGGAGTGACGTGGCCGCTCGGGTTTGGCTCTACGGAATCGGAAGGACCGCGTGGGTTTGGATGGTGCTGATCGGGGCGTTGACCCTGGTGTGGGCGCCATCGGAGGCTCACGCCTTTTTCACCGTGCTCAAATATAAAAGCGAGGATCAGGGCAGGCGGGAGATTCTTTCCTTCATGATTCCTCCCGGCGCCACCCGTCCCCACATCCGCATGGTGGATGCGGTGACCATGCGGGTGATCGTGCCGGGTGTGCTGGCGTTGCCGAACAACGAGCTGAAGCTGGATCATTCCAAGTGGATCAAGGATCTCAAAATGACCGACGTGCCGCGCGGCGAGGAGATGGGGTTGCAGTTGACCCTGATCCTCAAGGATGCGAACGTCAATTTCCGGGACTCGGTGGGAGAGCAGGATCCGATGGATGGATCCCTGTATCAACTGGAGTTCGATCCCCCGGTGTTGCCCACCGCCACCGGACAGGGACAGCTCCTGGAAGGGCGTGTGCTGGCGGGTCGGGATGGCACGCTGGTGTTGCTCTCCCACACGGGCAATGGTCAGCCTCAGCCGACTTTGGATCTCGGCGCCCATGTGGCCAAACTCGAATGGCCCGGCGCCGTCCTGGGTCAGACTTGGCGCACCGTGGCTCCGGGAGGATTGGCGGACAAGATCAACGCCTATGAGTTCAAGGGCAAGGTGGAACTGGAGGTCAATCTTCACGACTCGGTGAGTCACGTCAATTTTCTGCACGATCCCGCCGCCGGGTTGTACATCATGGCCATTCGTTCCAAGGATGGCATCGGTCGCCAGGAAGAGGCGGAAAAACTCCTCACCCAA
It encodes:
- a CDS encoding squalene/phytoene synthase family protein; translated protein: MKRLASIPTRLTDDFAYCRGIALARAGESPLHALFLSRRIKPLWFVLYAFAWTARDITRLRGSDDDYKLQLIDDWARRLELARNGQADQPIFRALSHLFATTGLPDLPLHNLLIACRMDVTNKRHGTLDELNEYCRFAAAPLGHLMLHLTNEMESSPEVRLADKLRHSDTLWSALWWTGFWRDLGRDSRMDLPLYLPIDEMEQFGVTDDMIWSRRFTPMLGSLVLHLVEKTRSMFIAGAPLIEEVSHPFRLELAHAMERGMLMLDRIEASGGNTLRVRPDLTQRERMTCLWRAMGRS
- the prmB gene encoding 50S ribosomal protein L3 N(5)-glutamine methyltransferase, with translation MTTRSHDSDKITTHPRHSGGRTRHSPPGTPQENRAPRENPTPRDVAGWIRLVARQLNGAGLCFASGMQEPYPEAEYLVLHAFGIPPETPPAKRPTPPADAPRRVERLLEARITQRKPAAYVTGEAFFAGHRFFVDERVLIPRSRIENILDDPRGFTPWLATSRVRRILDLGTGSGCLAISLALAFPRAKVDAVDLSPGALEVAAVNCQRLGVGGRVRLVQSDLFAALAGERYDLIVSNPPYVPKADFEQLPAEYHQEPSMALVAGPDGLDLLGPILRQAPDHLTPGGLLVCETGDDVETILMTRWPELPVEWLMFHFGASGVFAVLREPLASWREDFP
- a CDS encoding sigma-54-dependent Fis family transcriptional regulator, producing MYGIIGKSQCMLKLFKMIERVAAANSTILIQGESGTGKELIAKAVHHLSPRKDQPLVPVNCGAIPEDLLESELFGHMRGSFTGAANTRIGRFELANGGTLFLDEIGDMSPKLQVKMLRVLQEKVVEPVGSVKPVKVDVRVIAATHKDLEKEVAEKRFREDLFYRLNVVPIHVPALRERNGDILLLVNHFLERSIKIHERPRVLIERDIQEIFQNYSWPGNVRELENLIERLTILSEGTVLFEDLPPKIRNHVPVPSVRTEEERETPGKEFPPENERSPLPSLAADADTDGELDRDGEGDVETGQSVEAVNRMIAASTQDLNQKILEGLDFNGAVASFENQLILSALDSTGWNKNKAARLLNLNRTTLVEKIKKKGLERLERVEQVERMEE